A region from the Diadema setosum chromosome 17, eeDiaSeto1, whole genome shotgun sequence genome encodes:
- the LOC140240700 gene encoding uncharacterized protein: protein MTDYTRFQDPLPEVKVPGEAPPSAVPPPTYESQQAPAGYEQPAPAAGYAPQPVPAGYAPQPQGGYGQQQAFGMQPQPQPHVYVQAPGQQMITHVTTAVIPPSDYFGLALFVTICCCLPLGIVGLVKSSEVKNRAAMGDAAGAQRASHEAHRYSMIGLGIGIGSWVIGFILIIVYVVVIASAVASAGSEISDQVDTWSDFDSILNN from the exons ATGACAG ACTACACACGCTTTCAAGACCCCCTGCCGGAAGTGAAGGTGCCTGGCGAAGCTCCACCCTCAGCGGTCCCACCACCCACTTACGAGAGTCAGCAGGCCCCAGCTGGCTACGAACAGCCAGCTCCAGCAGCTGGCTACGCACCACAGCCTGTCCCAGCTGGTTACGCACCACAGCCCCAAGGTGGCTACGGACAGCAGCAGGCATTTGGCATGCAGCCTCAGCCCCAGCCTCACGTTTATGTGCAG GCTCCAGGCCAACAGATGATAACCCACGTGACCACGGCAGTCATCCCTCCCAGCGACTACTTCGGACTGGCCCTATTCGTGACGATCTGCTGCTGCCTTCCGCTCGGCATTGTGGGATTGGTGAAGTCCAGTGAG GTGAAAAACCGCGCTGCCATGGGCGATGCTGCGGGCGCCCAGCGTGCCTCCCACGAAGCCCATCGATACTCCATGATCGGTCTGGGGATCGGTATCGGTAGCTGGGTGATTGGTTTTATCCTCATCATCGTCTACGTGGTGGTCATCGCCAGCGCCGTGGCTAGCGCGGGGAGTGAAATCTCCGACCAGGTTGATACCTGGAGCGACTTCGACAGCATCTTGAATAACTAG